A genomic window from Lotus japonicus ecotype B-129 chromosome 1, LjGifu_v1.2 includes:
- the LOC130728267 gene encoding origin of replication complex subunit 5, which translates to MDTEEAPKIPRRLTRSLASCSSSTSNIVPAAKVNNLEPLTIDDLLVGGGPISLGDVISSYPCRSNQILEIMRLLGPLNSPMPPLFVYGSASTGKSSVILQVFRHLNRPLIYSSCRTCYNQRILFESILNQLLLHRKNAANGYSNVKRCERPSDFVNFLREALTNVINNLKEKSISNKTKHGGIGNMIYLVFDNFQLVREWDKNSTILPLLFNLYDLLKMPEVGLIFISNTSPDTFYSNMGYVDPIPIYFPDYTEDDIRQILLRNQTNQKLYSSFLDVTLRPFCRITRQVGELTTALKPLYEKYCEPLSDRGVVPSQDMIRRLFNHIKPHIASSLNEIFKVSSPLSNEVENGKETKRKGSPKRLEQSEEIGNLDFHMSTSAKYLLISAFLASRNPATLDASLFDSKGGSDNRKRKRKPAEKVLNKKEILEEELLMKGPGTFPLERLLAIFLCLVSVAEDPSDEEEQSNYGLGVPCGHDELMSDVLLQLSSLCNANFIFKGRSCPIEGSIRYRSTISEDLALKVARSLKFPLSKYLYRR; encoded by the exons ATGGATACAGAGGAAGCCCCTAAAATCCCCAGAAGATTAACCAGGTCTTTGGCTTCATGTTCATCATCCACTTCAAATATTGTACCTGCAGCAAAAGTAAATAACCTTGAACCTCTAACTATTGATGACCTTTTAGTTGGAGGAGGCCCCATTAGCCTAGGTGATGTAATTTCTAGTTATCCTTGTAGAAGTAACCAGATTCTTGAGATTATGCGTCTTTTGGGTCCTTTGAATTCACCAATGCCTCCTTTGTTTGTGTATGGAAGTGCTTCTACTGGAAAAAGTAGTGTCATTCTTCAAGTATTCAGGCATCTAAACAGACCCCTTATTTATTCTAGTTGTAGGACATGTTATAACCAGCGTATCTTGTTTGAGTCTATTCTAAATCAGTTGCTTCTCCATAGAAAAAATGCTGCCAATGGTTATTCTAATGTGAAGCGCTGTGAAAGACCATCTGATTTTGTCAATTTTCTCCGCGAAGCATTGACCAATGTTATAAACAATCTGAAAGAGAAGTCGATCTCAAATAAGACGAAACATGGAGGAATTGGGAATATGATCTACTTGGTATTTGATAATTTTCAGCTTGTTAGGGAGTGGGATAAGAACTCTACTATATTGCCCTTACTGTTTAATCTCTATGATCTGCTAAAGATGCCTGAGGTGGGTCTGATTTTTATCAGCAATACTTCCCCAGATACATTTTACTCTAACATGGGTTACGTGGATCCTATTCCCATTTACTTTCCTGATTACACAGAAGATGATATTCGTCAAATATTATTGAGAAACCAAACGAACCAGAAGTTGTATTCCTCATTTCTAGA TGTAACTCTGAGGCCTTTCTGTAGAATTACTAGGCAGGTTGGTGAATTGACCACTGCTTTAAAGCCGCTATATGAAAAATATTGTGAACCTTTAAGTGACAGGGGAGTTGTTCCTAGTCAAGACATGATCCGAAGACTATTCAATCATATCAAGCCTCATATTGCCTCCTCTCTGAATGAGATATTTAAGGTTTCATCTCCTCTTTCAAATGAAGTTGAGAATGGTAAAGAGACAAAGCGGAAAGGGAGTCCCAAGAGATTGGAGCAATCTGAAGAAATTGGCAATCTTGATTTTCATATGTCTACTAGTGCTAAGTATCTCCTTATTTCAGCCTTTCTTGCCTCCAGAAACCCAGCTACTCTTGATGCTTCACTTTTTGATTCCAAAGGTGGTTCTGATAATCGAAAGCGAAAGCGGAA GCCCGCTGAGAAAGTGCTGAATAAGAAGGAAATTTTAGAAGAGGAACTACTGATGAAAGGACCCGGAACTTTCCCATTAGAGAGGTTGTTAGCCATCTTTCTATGTCTTGTATCAGTTGCAGAAGACCCGTCGGATGAAGAGGAACAAAGCAACTATGGATTAGGAGTTCCATGTGGCCATGATGAACTGATGTCTGACGTTCTTTTGCAACTTTCTAGCCTCTGCAAtgctaattttatatttaaaggaAGAAGCTGTCCAATAGAAGGCTCAATTCGGTATAGATCAACTATATCTGAAGACTTGGCTTTGAAG GTTGCAAGGAGCCTTAAGTTCCCATTATCTAAGTATTTGTATAGAAGATAG